Proteins encoded within one genomic window of Oryza glaberrima chromosome 12, OglaRS2, whole genome shotgun sequence:
- the LOC127757241 gene encoding enoyl-[acyl-carrier-protein] reductase, mitochondrial-like isoform X1 yields the protein MNELSTWRGGMAAAARLLPVAAKRLTTTARARRLSTSTSTSPPATAVLYDQHGPPDKVLRVAELPAAEIGERDVCVRMLAAPINPSDLNRVEGVYPVRPPLPAAVAGYEGVGQVHALGAAVDSRLLSPGDWVIPSPPSLGTWQTYIVNPATAWHRVRSDVPPQYVATVTVNPLTALRMLCDFVNLAPGDTLVQNGATSIVGQCVIQLAKLHGLHTINIIRDRPGSQEAKDKLKQLGADHVFTESQLDIKNIKSLLGALPEPALGLNCVGGNAASVILKFLRQGGTMVTYGGMSKKPVTVSTSSFIFKDLSLRGFWLQKWMSSDKAEESRTMIDYLLDLVHEGKLKYEMELTPFSDFHLALDKALGKHGSQPKQVLKF from the exons ATGAACGAATTG AGCACTTGGCGTGGAGGGATGGCAGCGGCAGCTCGCTTGctgccggtggcggcgaagcgACTAACGACGACGGCAAGGGCGAGGcgcctctccacctccacctcgacGTCCCCGCCCGCCACTGCCGTACTCTACGACCAGCACGGTCCGCCCGACAAAGTCCTTAGGGTGGCTgagctgccggcggcggagatcgGCGAGCGCGATGTGTGCGTGCGGATGCTGGCCGCCCCCATCAACCCCTCCGACCTCAACCGCGTGGAGGGCGTCTACCCCGTTCGCCCTCCCCTCCCTGCCGCCGTCGCAGGCTACGAAGGGGTTGGCCAGGTCCAcgccctcggcgccgccgtcgattcCCGGCTCCTCTCCCCCGGCGACTGGGTCATCCCTTCTCCGCCCTCCTTGGGCACCTGGCAGACCTACATCGTCAACCCAGCAACCGCCTGGCACAGGGTTCGCTCCGATGTGCCTCCCCAATACGTCGCCACCGTCACCGTCAACCCACTCACCGCGCTCAGGATGCTCTGCGACTTTGTTAACCTCGCCCCTG GTGACACTCTTGTCCAGAATGGCGCtaccagcattgtcggccagtGCGTCATTCAGCTCGCCAAACTGCATGGTCTTCACACCATCAACATCATAAGGGACAG GCCTGGTTCACAAGAGGCCAAGGACAAACTTAAACAGCTTGGAGCAGATCATGTGTTTACGGAAAGCCAGCTAGACATCAAGAATATCAAAAGCTTATTG GGTGCTTTGCCAGAACCTGCATTAGGGTTGAATTGTGTTGGAGGAAATGCCGCTTCTGTCATACTGAAATTTTTAAG GCAAGGTGGCACAATGGTGACATATGGTGGAATGTCCAAGAAACCTGTTACTGTTTCTACTTCATCTTTCATTTTTAAG GATCTTTCCCTAAGAGGATTCTGGCTACAGAAGTGGATGAGTTCAGATAAGGCAGAGGAATCTAGAACAATGATAGACTACCTGTTGGACCTGGTGCACGAAGGCAAACTTAAATACGA GATGGAGTTGACGCCCTTCAGTGACTTCCATTTGGCTCTTGATAAGGCACTCGGCAAACATGGAAGCCAACCAAAGCAGGTTCTCAAGTTCTAA
- the LOC127757241 gene encoding enoyl-[acyl-carrier-protein] reductase, mitochondrial-like isoform X2, protein MAAAARLLPVAAKRLTTTARARRLSTSTSTSPPATAVLYDQHGPPDKVLRVAELPAAEIGERDVCVRMLAAPINPSDLNRVEGVYPVRPPLPAAVAGYEGVGQVHALGAAVDSRLLSPGDWVIPSPPSLGTWQTYIVNPATAWHRVRSDVPPQYVATVTVNPLTALRMLCDFVNLAPGDTLVQNGATSIVGQCVIQLAKLHGLHTINIIRDRPGSQEAKDKLKQLGADHVFTESQLDIKNIKSLLGALPEPALGLNCVGGNAASVILKFLRQGGTMVTYGGMSKKPVTVSTSSFIFKDLSLRGFWLQKWMSSDKAEESRTMIDYLLDLVHEGKLKYEMELTPFSDFHLALDKALGKHGSQPKQVLKF, encoded by the exons ATGGCAGCGGCAGCTCGCTTGctgccggtggcggcgaagcgACTAACGACGACGGCAAGGGCGAGGcgcctctccacctccacctcgacGTCCCCGCCCGCCACTGCCGTACTCTACGACCAGCACGGTCCGCCCGACAAAGTCCTTAGGGTGGCTgagctgccggcggcggagatcgGCGAGCGCGATGTGTGCGTGCGGATGCTGGCCGCCCCCATCAACCCCTCCGACCTCAACCGCGTGGAGGGCGTCTACCCCGTTCGCCCTCCCCTCCCTGCCGCCGTCGCAGGCTACGAAGGGGTTGGCCAGGTCCAcgccctcggcgccgccgtcgattcCCGGCTCCTCTCCCCCGGCGACTGGGTCATCCCTTCTCCGCCCTCCTTGGGCACCTGGCAGACCTACATCGTCAACCCAGCAACCGCCTGGCACAGGGTTCGCTCCGATGTGCCTCCCCAATACGTCGCCACCGTCACCGTCAACCCACTCACCGCGCTCAGGATGCTCTGCGACTTTGTTAACCTCGCCCCTG GTGACACTCTTGTCCAGAATGGCGCtaccagcattgtcggccagtGCGTCATTCAGCTCGCCAAACTGCATGGTCTTCACACCATCAACATCATAAGGGACAG GCCTGGTTCACAAGAGGCCAAGGACAAACTTAAACAGCTTGGAGCAGATCATGTGTTTACGGAAAGCCAGCTAGACATCAAGAATATCAAAAGCTTATTG GGTGCTTTGCCAGAACCTGCATTAGGGTTGAATTGTGTTGGAGGAAATGCCGCTTCTGTCATACTGAAATTTTTAAG GCAAGGTGGCACAATGGTGACATATGGTGGAATGTCCAAGAAACCTGTTACTGTTTCTACTTCATCTTTCATTTTTAAG GATCTTTCCCTAAGAGGATTCTGGCTACAGAAGTGGATGAGTTCAGATAAGGCAGAGGAATCTAGAACAATGATAGACTACCTGTTGGACCTGGTGCACGAAGGCAAACTTAAATACGA GATGGAGTTGACGCCCTTCAGTGACTTCCATTTGGCTCTTGATAAGGCACTCGGCAAACATGGAAGCCAACCAAAGCAGGTTCTCAAGTTCTAA
- the LOC127757441 gene encoding protein TONNEAU 1a-like, translating into MDDYAREMMELKTLVTRTLEKKGVLAKIRAELRASVFEAIEEEDRVVENDDGGNPALLGSCNDRAKQLHASPSGRLLTALVSEYLEWAQLSHTMKVYLPECNLPKDFWKNELKDFSNKSGAEGSRSAESGPMLLDVLEGYLKYENLSQTRMAGTGRRIINSESDPALNAEHRNTRRPPSSSSVTGLPPMGRPMPSSQMSDRRGGSSASNARKDEYNWRYDADDISEEVLRASSALENVQLDRKARNLTTSWRHPGDGAE; encoded by the exons ATGGACGACTACGCGCGGGAGATGATGGAGCTCAAGACGCTCGTCACCCGCACCCTCGAGAAGAAGGGCGTCCTCGCCAAGATCAGG GCTGAGCTAAGAGCAAGTGTGTTCGAGGCCATAGAAGAGGAGGATAGGGTAGTGGAGAATGATGATGGTGGGAATCCCGCTTTGCTTGGTAGCTGCAATGACCGAGCTAAGCAGCTGCATGCTTCACCATCAG GTAGGTTATTAACAGCACTTGTAAGTGAATACTTGGAGTGGGCCCAGCTAAGTCACACGATGAAAGTTTATCTGCCTGAATGTAATCTG CCAAAGGACTTCTGGAAGAATGAATTAAAGGATTTTTCTAACAAAAGCGGAGCTGAAGGGAGCAGGAGTGCTGAAAGTGGCCCCATGCTTCTAGATGTTCTTGAAGGATATCTCAAATATGAG AATTTGTCTCAAACAAGGATGGCTGGTACTGGTAGGAGAATAATCAATTCCGAGTCGGATCCGGCTCTAAATGCTGAACATAGGAACACGAGAAGGCCACCGTCGTCTTCTTCAGTTACAGGCTTGCCTCCTATGGGAAG GCCAATGCCATCGTCACAGATGTCAG ACCGAAGAGGGGGGTCTTCGGCTTCCAATGCAAGGAAGGATGAATACAACTGGAGATATGATGCTGATGATATCTCTGAAGAAGTGTTGCGAGCATCAAGTGCTCTAGAAAACGTCCAGCTAGACCGGAAAGCTCGCAATCTGACGACTTCTTGGAG GCATCCAGGCGACGGTGCTGAGTAA